The following is a genomic window from Bacillus sp. FJAT-52991.
GACTGTTCCTTCTAAAGCATTTTCAAGCGGCACAACAGCCAAATCGGCTTCCCCTTCAATGACAGCATCCATACATGCAGGGATTGTTAAATAAGGAATACGTTCCTCCTCTGGAAATCCATTCCGAACAGCGATATCTGTAAATGTCGCTTCCGGACCTAAATAAGCTATTTTCTTCAACAAACTCTCTCCCTTGTAAGAATATTAAAAAAATTAACCTTAGTAAAAGTCGGCTCTTAAGCACCAGAGCCGAGAACTTCTACCGTATCTACAAATTCTAAGTTTTTCAATTCAACGAGCATTTCTTCAAGATCAATCGTCATATCGGTCACATTCAATGATAAAGTCACATTCGCTCGCCCTTGAATCGGAATCGTTTGGTGAATCGTTAAAATGTTTCCGTGATATTTCGCCACTAGCCGAAGCAATTCTGACAGCGTGCCGGAACGGTCTTCTAGATGAAAAAACAAAGTGATAATTCGCTCTTTCACAATCTTATGGAAAGGAAAGACTGTATCTCGATATTTGTAAAAGGCGCTTCGACTTAAATCGACTTTTTTTACAGCATCCCATACAGAATCGACTTTTCGTCGCTCTATCAGCTCTTTTGCATCGAGGGTTTTTTTCATCGCTTCTGGCAAAACATCCGCCCGCACAAGATAAAATTTTTGATCGAAATCCTTCTTTGCCA
Proteins encoded in this region:
- a CDS encoding ACT domain-containing protein, whose amino-acid sequence is MAKKDFDQKFYLVRADVLPEAMKKTLDAKELIERRKVDSVWDAVKKVDLSRSAFYKYRDTVFPFHKIVKERIITLFFHLEDRSGTLSELLRLVAKYHGNILTIHQTIPIQGRANVTLSLNVTDMTIDLEEMLVELKNLEFVDTVEVLGSGA